The sequence CGAGGACCTGTTCCGCGGAGCACCGGCTCCCAACGAGCGTGGCCGGGCCTTCGGCGGACAGGTCGCCTCACAGTCGTTGATGGCGGCGATCCGTACGGTCGGCGAGGGACTCACCGTGCACTCGATGCACTCGTATTTCCTACTGGCGGGCGACCCTGACAAGGCGATCGTCTATGACGTGGACCGGATCCGGGACGGCCGCTCGTTCGCCACCCGTCGAGTCGCGGCGCGCCAACACGGGCGCCCGATCTACTACATGACGGTGAGCTTCCACCGGCACGAGGACGGCTACGACCATCAGGACCTGATGCCGGAGGTGCCGCCTCCCGCCGCCGGCCTCGACATGCTCGAGATGATGGCGAAGGGCGGCTTCGCCGAAGGCGAGGCGCTGGCGAAGGAGTGGGCAGCAGTCGATGTCCGCACCCTGGGCAACTCCCAGCGCGGCCTGGTCCCGTCG comes from Nocardioides baekrokdamisoli and encodes:
- a CDS encoding acyl-CoA thioesterase; protein product: MADRTARQAVDDLVRVLDLEEVDEDLFRGAPAPNERGRAFGGQVASQSLMAAIRTVGEGLTVHSMHSYFLLAGDPDKAIVYDVDRIRDGRSFATRRVAARQHGRPIYYMTVSFHRHEDGYDHQDLMPEVPPPAAGLDMLEMMAKGGFAEGEALAKEWAAVDVRTLGNSQRGLVPSKERPSQQRVWLRIAERLPDDPNLHLAVFTWASDISLLGAALAAHTVRSAHVQMASLDHTIWFHRPFRADEWWLYDQESPSAQGGRGLSIGRVFTEDGVLVATTAQEGIIRPPRTSSAEVGTLA